DNA from Malus sylvestris chromosome 11, drMalSylv7.2, whole genome shotgun sequence:
CCAATAATTGGGGCACTAGTGCAAGTACATATATAGTAGGAATACATGTGTGGGAAAGCTGTTGAGTTAGCTTGTCACAGTCGAAACGTACATCAGTCAATATATGGTCCATTGTTGCTTAATTGTACACATTATGCCAATGTGGTCCAGATCCATGTGAACATGAGCACATGCAAGCGTCTTTCGACAAAACGACGAGCTCATCAAGATGTCTTCTTGTTACAATTGAAGTATCATATGTTTTCAAGTTGGTCCTACTTTCTGTGGCTACAAATGTTCTATTTATTGATATTATGTAGTACTCATTCGGTTTCATTAGGAGATGTGATTTTTAGGGTGACACAAAAGAAAGTATTGAACTTCACCGTATATTTGAAATCGAAAGCATATACTAGCTAGTCTTGGAAAATCTTGATCCACACATGATTTTATATGGTGGATTAGTGAAGAAACTGTTGTATGTGCATGATAATTCTATATAACATCCATTGCATGATGTGTGTGGATCTCACTATTATTTGGTGGCTCTCATACATATATTTTGAGAGGTAAGATGTATAAACCCGACAATATTCAGTAAATATTAGGTTTGACGCGTAGATTGTTTGCTTGTATACCATATCAGGATATGAATATTTAAACTCAAAATAAATTGATTCGAGATCTTTAGGCATTAATACAAAGATTTTATTATCTAATTAATGAATCCTTTCAACAACTAGGAAGATATTATACACATTAGTGCAAAACCTCCATTCTCTAATGTAGGATGCTCTCAACAATTCAAACATATATAATTCTTTTGCTCTCACTAAAGTTTATATGTGTGTAGTGTAGGAGATGATTAATTAGTCTTGTGCTGATGGTGAACAAAGAGAGCATATGCATCAAGATAAAACCAGCATATGCCCTATTCTTTTGGCTCTTCAACAATTCATTTTTGTATTCTTCTCgtatattttattatgaaagCCAAAATCACATGCAAAAAGTTTTCCCCTAATTGCTAGCTATAACAAATTCTGGGGTCCTGAACAAATTCTGGGATATCCTGATGGTGATGATCTTGCTTCGAGATAGAGCTAGAGGAAGAGTGAATTATATAGTGGAAACCATGGCAAGATAGCGACTTTTCAGCACTTACATATGTGATAATTTGTATTGGTATTTGTCCTTTCAACAACAATCAAAGCTCAATTATTTTAGTGGAATTACCATCTTTGCAAGTTTGCAGTGGCTTATTTTAAGACTTCAATATGTGTAGTttccatttttttgaaaaaaaattatatatagtttttatttttaaatttattagtctgttgaaaatgtttatgtttacaaATAGAGTAAATTTTAGTAATGggccctcaactttaatcaaattggagcaatggtccctcaactaaaaattcattaccattggtccctcaactcatcaaaatgtgtagctatgaccattttcgtcaacttcgttagaattttgccaaaataagttatgttggaaggaccattgctacaattggggtccctcaactcatcaaaacgtgtagctatggtcattttcatcaactttgtcaaaatgagttttGTTGGAatgactattgctacaattaggttgaagttgagggaccattgttccaattgagttaaatttAAGAGACAatttctccagttggattaaagttgagggaccaatggtaataaatttttagtgGAGGGACCATAGTttcacgttttgatgagttgagggactaatgataattgatttttagtttagggactattgctccaattgagttaaagttaagggactattactacaatttactcttagaaataaaatatataaaacattTAGAACGTTCATCACTCGATAAATATTTAGATCCTATTATCATGTATAAAACACTCCAACTATTGAAAGAACCCCTAAACATAGAGGAAAGAAATATCTGCTTTTTTTATTGTCGATATTTTGAGCCACTCATAAATTATGTCTTTactttttgagaaattttttgaACCAATATGCTGAGAGCTTAGGGTATCTTTTCAACCCATCATTATAATCAACAAAGTTGATACCAAATCGAACAGTGTAACCCATAGTCCATTCGAAATTGTCCAATAGCGACCACGCAAAGTACCCTTTCACATTGACACcatctctgcaaaaaataaaataaaaaataaagattagaTATCTAATTTATATATTGATCTATAATGTATatactattattaagaaaaaCTCTTTTGACAACTAAATGGTAAATGTACTTATGTGCCCTCTTCAAGTTTAAACGTTGAATACTAGTATTGAACTTAGAGGTAATATATCACTCCATATGCACTCTCTTATTattttctcacacaccttttaatTTCTCTTTATGCATAAAACTCATTTTAACTCCTACCACATGCATATTCTTCTCGATGCTAAGCCAACTAAGTATCTTATTTTCCCCTCAAAGTAATGTAAGTGACAAAATATGATAGGTAGGTGGACATAATAACACCGTACTATTGTACTATATACTGATCACCATATTATTAGAACAACTCTCTCGCAAAAAGAGAAAGTCGAACAAAATCAGTGAATATGATACGTAAAagttaaaaaggaaaaataataatactcaCTTGATTGCTTCTCTAAGGTAATAAAGATGGCGAAAGTGATAGTCAACTCTTTGGTTGTCAAGAAGAGCGTCCTCAAGCGACAGATTAGGATCATTAAACTCATTCACGCCTACAATACAAGGGGGAAACAAATACAAAGCCTTAACTTCTATATATGAACTATTATAGCTTAACCACATCAATAAAAATAATTCCGTCATCTCAGAAAAtataagtgcttttaaaatgactgaaagcgtttttggtgaaatttcTTTGGTATCAATTCTTagcaaaaatgcaagtgaatcttaAAAAACACCTATAAAGTGTTTTTTGCAAGAAGCATCAAGAAgtacttcaagtgcttttggaacccaaaacattttctctaaaaacggtTTTAGTCCTTGTAAAAGCACTGCCAAATAAACCAAATAAATAGTCATATAGAAAATAATTACCATTCTCAGTGATGTAAATAAGCGGATTATGATATTTTTTCTTCGTATGGAGCAAAACATCTCTAATGCCTTTCGGATAAATATAGAGTGAAGCAGCCTGCAAGATCATTTACTTGATGTAAATTGGGAGGTCGTGATAGTAATCATTCACTCTATATAGGATTAAATTTCTAAATCCTCTAGCTATCATCCATTGGATCAGATTATTAATCATATTAATTATTACATGAAGTCTGTTCAAAAGGAAATTATAAGACTTTATCAATCTGATACTCACCTTTGGCCCAATGGGAATTCCATTACGCTCATCTGGCAAAACAAACGGTCAGGGTTACTCTAAGCTTATGCAGCAATTTAGCGCATATATATTGGGTACGTTTTATTAAATAAGGTCCAACTCAGAAAAATAAGTTAGCGAGCTGTGAGTGAACAACTGAGTTTGTTAGGAGGTTAATGAGATAGCTTGAGAGCTAAGCAAGCTCAATTGTTACCAATCGAATATGCCGCAATATACAAAAACCTTTTTCTCTCTACAgttcttcttcatttcattaattatgtttagaGTTACAGGCTGcagttttaattttcttcaaatCCTCTGTTCGTTAAGATATTTTATATACCAACTGAATGTGCATGCATGGTTTCAAACATGCACATCAACTGGAGTACACGTGAAATCCACTTACTTTCATGGGGGTTATAAGCGAGTTCGATCCTGAATTATAAATGACACACTATTGTTAGCGTGAGTTTAATAGTTTTGTGGCTCATTATTATATAAGAATTAAACTCAAGAGGACCGCATATTGCATTCGGCAattaaactcaaatttttagGCTCACTTTGTGAGTTTGATTCCAGTTTTATAAGAATCGAATTCAAATTTTCAGGTCCACCGAGAAAGGCCTTATACGTTCAAGTTTTTTAACCACCAATAGTAAGTGTGTCAGAATAAGAATAATATAACTAAATGATAACTTTAAGTTTATATCATTCGTACCTGACATCGAAGCGGGAAAGTCTGTTAAGTAGCTTGCATTGCTAACAGTTAGTTGGGGTGCATCAGATacatatttggaaaaataataGTTCAATCCGATAAAATCATATGATCCTTTTAGCAATTTAGACTGCTCCTTGCTGAATTTAGGCAATCTGTTTCCAACAATAGATCGCATGCTATAAGGGTAGTCACCATTTGACATTGGGTCCATAAACCATCCCAGTGTAAAATCCAGGACTTTAACTGCAGCCTCTTTGTCTTTCTTTGACTCAGAAAATGGCACCACACCTAGGGAAACCAATGTCACCCCTATCAATCCCTTTTGAAATGTCTGCACATGTCACAACATTTTGTTAGTCTCGCTGTAACTATATCGAAAGTGATCTGTAACTCTTAGATATCACCTGATATTTTTCCTTGTATAATTTAACAGCAGCAGCATGAGCAAGAAGCTGGTTGTGTGTGACCAAATATGGCTCAACCCCTGAATCTCCACCTGTGCAGTTGCGTTTTAGCGAATCGGAACATCGTCCAGGTGCCAAATCTCCAGTGGCATAACCAGCCACACTACATGCCAATGGCTCATTCAACGTGATCCAATGCTTTACTCGATCACCAAATTCTTTATAACAAAGCCCTGCATAGTCCTGAAAATGCTTCCTGCGATGTAGTCATTCATGGATAAATATTGGATGCGAAAAGCAGAAGGTTGTATTGTAACATAACATTATTCACTTACACAATTTGAGGACTTAGGAAACCACCATATTCATCTTCCAAGGTTTGGGGAAGATCCCAATGGAAGA
Protein-coding regions in this window:
- the LOC126588796 gene encoding beta-glucosidase 13-like, translating into MASRSRGSILIQLIGFLVIVLASMVKSSRVTIPRVSTDLYDTTSLNRSSFPTGFLFGTASAAYQYEGAASEDGRGPSIWDTYVHKYPGKVKDGSNGDVAVDSYHRYREDVGIMKEMGLDAYRFSISWSRVLPNGKISGGVNKKGIEYYNNLINELVANDIKPFVTLFHWDLPQTLEDEYGGFLSPQIVKHFQDYAGLCYKEFGDRVKHWITLNEPLACSVAGYATGDLAPGRCSDSLKRNCTGGDSGVEPYLVTHNQLLAHAAAVKLYKEKYQTFQKGLIGVTLVSLGVVPFSESKKDKEAAVKVLDFTLGWFMDPMSNGDYPYSMRSIVGNRLPKFSKEQSKLLKGSYDFIGLNYYFSKYVSDAPQLTVSNASYLTDFPASMSDERNGIPIGPKAASLYIYPKGIRDVLLHTKKKYHNPLIYITENGVNEFNDPNLSLEDALLDNQRVDYHFRHLYYLREAIKDGVNVKGYFAWSLLDNFEWTMGYTVRFGINFVDYNDGLKRYPKLSAYWFKKFLKK